A single Arachnia propionica DNA region contains:
- the der gene encoding ribosome biogenesis GTPase Der: protein MGGYDDASVRDRRRSMSEESTIKPVVAVVGRPNVGKSTLVNRILGRREAVVQDVPGVTRDRVSYDANWNGREFVLVDTGGWVSDARGMAQQIAEQAELAISMADAVLFVVDATVGTLDEDEAVVKVLRRSRKPVVLAANKVDDQRHEAMAATMWNLGLGEPYPVSAMHGRGSGDLLDAVLAVLPEAPRESFDEVGGPRRVAIVGKPNVGKSSLLNKLAQQQRAVVSDVSGTTVDPVDEIVEVGGTVYRLIDTAGIRKRVREASGHEFYASLRTQTAIERAEVCVVVIDASTPVTDQDLRILTNVEETGRALVIAFNKWDLTDEERRRYLEREMERDLVAFRWAPTVNISALTGRNVDKLSKAVEAAAKGWETRVSTGRLNSFLGRLAASHPHPVRGGKQPRILFGTQAHNCPPTFALFTSGQFDATYVRFIERRLREEFGFVGSPIHMEIRTREKHRNRR from the coding sequence GTGGGCGGCTACGATGATGCGTCGGTCCGCGATAGGAGGCGAAGCATGAGCGAGGAATCCACGATCAAGCCCGTGGTGGCGGTGGTGGGTCGTCCGAACGTCGGCAAGTCCACGCTGGTCAACCGCATCCTGGGCCGCAGGGAGGCCGTGGTGCAGGATGTTCCGGGCGTCACCCGTGACCGTGTCTCGTACGACGCGAACTGGAATGGTCGCGAGTTCGTGCTGGTGGACACCGGCGGCTGGGTCTCGGACGCCAGGGGCATGGCGCAGCAGATAGCGGAGCAGGCGGAACTCGCGATCTCGATGGCCGATGCGGTGCTGTTCGTCGTCGACGCCACCGTGGGCACCCTCGACGAGGACGAGGCCGTGGTCAAGGTGCTCAGGCGTTCCAGGAAACCCGTGGTGCTGGCCGCGAACAAGGTGGATGACCAGCGCCACGAGGCCATGGCCGCCACCATGTGGAATCTGGGGCTGGGGGAGCCGTATCCCGTCTCCGCCATGCACGGCCGGGGCTCCGGTGATCTCCTGGACGCGGTGCTCGCGGTCCTGCCGGAGGCTCCCCGGGAGAGTTTCGACGAGGTCGGCGGGCCGCGCCGGGTCGCGATCGTCGGGAAACCGAACGTGGGCAAGTCCTCGCTGCTGAACAAGCTGGCCCAGCAGCAGCGGGCGGTGGTCTCCGATGTCTCCGGAACCACCGTCGATCCCGTAGACGAGATCGTCGAGGTCGGTGGGACGGTGTACCGGCTCATTGACACCGCGGGTATCCGCAAGCGTGTCAGGGAAGCCTCGGGGCACGAGTTCTACGCCAGCCTGCGCACCCAGACCGCAATCGAACGCGCTGAGGTCTGCGTGGTGGTGATCGACGCCTCGACCCCGGTCACCGACCAGGACCTGAGGATCCTCACGAACGTCGAAGAAACGGGACGGGCCCTGGTGATCGCCTTCAACAAGTGGGATCTCACCGACGAGGAACGCCGCCGCTACCTGGAGCGCGAGATGGAACGCGATCTGGTGGCTTTCCGGTGGGCGCCCACGGTCAACATCTCGGCGCTGACCGGACGCAACGTCGACAAGCTGAGCAAGGCCGTCGAGGCTGCGGCAAAGGGCTGGGAAACGCGTGTTTCCACCGGCAGGTTGAACTCCTTCCTGGGGCGCCTGGCCGCATCTCACCCGCACCCGGTGCGCGGCGGCAAACAGCCGCGCATCCTTTTCGGCACGCAGGCGCACAACTGCCCGCCCACCTTTGCGTTGTTCACCAGCGGCCAGTTCGACGCCACCTATGTGCGTTTCATCGAGCGCCGGCTCCGCGAGGAATTCGGTTTCGTCGGTTCACCCATCCACATGGAGATCCGGACCAGGGAAAAACACAGGAACCGGCGGTGA
- the nudC gene encoding NAD(+) diphosphatase, which produces MNHWNTRAALDRLEETRGHERALTQLAHDPLSRCLRLGPGLEIPAADGELVSEIFDGDRRPDDLLLGRMDGHIWWARSDGEGGTDLRTLDLPPGQTQLAMMATALYEWHRSNPVCPRCGERTTPDRAGTARRCPKCGRELFPRTDPAVILAVTDPADRLLLTHARGWPGNRVSVQAGFIEAGESAEQACHREIREETGLAIRSLGFFGTQPWPFPRSLMLGFEARTDGTEPNLDGEELSWGSFHTRKELRRAVAEGELTLPGPVSLARQLIEAWLARGG; this is translated from the coding sequence GTGAACCACTGGAACACCCGGGCAGCCCTGGACCGGCTCGAGGAAACGCGCGGCCACGAACGGGCATTGACGCAACTGGCCCACGACCCGCTGTCCAGATGCCTCAGGCTCGGTCCCGGGCTGGAGATCCCCGCGGCGGACGGCGAGCTGGTCTCCGAGATCTTCGACGGCGACCGGAGACCGGACGACCTGCTGCTGGGCCGGATGGATGGCCACATCTGGTGGGCGCGCAGCGACGGTGAGGGAGGGACGGACCTGCGGACCCTCGACCTCCCCCCGGGCCAGACACAGCTCGCCATGATGGCGACGGCCCTCTACGAATGGCACCGCAGCAATCCCGTCTGTCCCCGGTGTGGGGAGCGGACCACACCCGACCGGGCCGGAACCGCGCGCCGCTGTCCGAAATGTGGCCGGGAACTCTTCCCGCGTACCGACCCCGCGGTCATCCTTGCCGTGACCGACCCCGCCGACCGCCTGCTGCTCACGCACGCCCGGGGCTGGCCGGGCAACCGCGTCTCCGTGCAGGCCGGGTTCATCGAGGCGGGGGAATCAGCGGAACAGGCCTGCCACAGGGAGATACGAGAAGAAACCGGCCTGGCCATCCGGAGTCTCGGGTTCTTCGGAACCCAACCCTGGCCGTTCCCACGATCCCTGATGCTGGGTTTCGAGGCGAGAACCGACGGCACGGAACCGAACCTCGACGGCGAGGAACTCTCCTGGGGTTCCTTCCACACGAGAAAGGAGCTGCGGCGGGCCGTGGCGGAAGGAGAACTCACCCTTCCCGGACCCGTCTCGCTGGCGCGCCAGTTGATCGAGGCCTGGCTGGCGCGAGGCGGGTAG
- the cmk gene encoding (d)CMP kinase: MDELVIALDGPSGVGKSSTAKLVAQKLRLAYLDTGAMYRAVACEFARRGLERTDETGIGELARTADLRMTTNPDAPRVCINGRDVTEEIRKPEISAIVSAVAVVPEVRRVLTERMRRIIAEHDRRMVVEGRDITTVVAPDAEVRVLLTADAAARIGRRAAELGERADQVTVTDSILRRDHDDSTVSNFTEAACGVSVIDSTHLGLDEVVAEILKLVPDA; encoded by the coding sequence ATGGATGAACTGGTGATCGCATTGGACGGGCCGAGCGGGGTCGGGAAATCCTCGACCGCGAAACTGGTTGCGCAAAAGCTCCGGCTCGCCTACCTCGACACGGGAGCCATGTACCGGGCCGTGGCCTGCGAGTTCGCCCGGCGGGGTCTGGAACGCACCGACGAAACCGGGATCGGGGAACTGGCCAGAACAGCAGACCTGAGGATGACCACGAACCCGGATGCGCCCCGCGTGTGCATCAATGGCCGCGACGTCACCGAGGAGATCCGGAAACCGGAGATCTCCGCGATCGTCTCGGCGGTGGCCGTCGTCCCGGAGGTACGCCGGGTGCTGACCGAACGCATGCGCCGGATCATCGCGGAACACGACCGCCGCATGGTCGTGGAGGGACGCGACATCACCACGGTGGTGGCCCCCGACGCCGAGGTGCGGGTGCTGCTCACCGCCGACGCGGCGGCGCGCATCGGGAGGCGGGCCGCGGAGCTGGGGGAACGGGCCGATCAGGTCACGGTGACGGATTCGATTCTCAGGCGGGACCACGACGATTCCACGGTCTCCAATTTCACCGAGGCGGCCTGCGGGGTGAGTGTCATAGATTCCACGCACCTGGGCCTCGACGAGGTCGTGGCGGAGATCCTGAAGTTGGTGCCCGATGCGTGA
- a CDS encoding NIF3 1, translating to MREPLDVLVFYVPVPDTDHVLDALFAVGAGHIGNYDSCAFVASGMGRFRPLEGANPAIGKVGDLEMVAENRVEVTFPRSLRATVVAALRRAHPYEEPAFHVVENAAQDC from the coding sequence ATGCGTGAGCCCCTCGACGTTCTCGTGTTCTACGTGCCCGTCCCGGACACCGACCACGTGCTGGACGCTCTTTTCGCGGTCGGGGCCGGGCACATCGGAAACTACGACTCCTGCGCTTTCGTGGCCTCAGGGATGGGCCGGTTCCGGCCCCTGGAGGGGGCAAATCCCGCTATCGGGAAGGTGGGTGACCTGGAGATGGTGGCGGAGAACCGGGTGGAGGTCACCTTCCCAAGAAGCCTGCGCGCCACCGTCGTCGCCGCCCTGCGGCGGGCGCACCCCTACGAGGAACCGGCGTTTCACGTCGTGGAGAACGCGGCTCAGGACTGTTGA
- a CDS encoding ABC-F family ATP-binding cassette domain-containing protein, with protein sequence MPSSIVFSGVSYAFDHSPAPLLRDLDLTIPATRVGVVGRNGSGKSTLLRLLAGDLQPTSGTVTLPGRTARLPQDLLQCGENTVAQLLGVDARLRALRAIEAGSIAESDFEIVGNDWDVEARSLALLAARVPSLRGEDLLTRRAETLSGGELVLVALAGLELDGAHVLLLDEPTNNLDATARARLYDWIRGWRGGLVVVSHDVSLLRLMEMIVEIHDGTATVHGGNFDAYRDQLRTQQEATERAVRTAEQKLRIEQRERMRVQVATSRQDRKDRQRFTTIRQGPRLSDPESKSSAEGRRSRANKLAARKVDEARDALRTAEKSVRREQRISVDLPELRSTRGRGLAELVGSNQSIHVTGGMRLGLVGDNGVGKSTLLGQMVRDATSGRIGFLDQRLELDDDLPVIECIKRGCPSAPPHEIRARLARFLLRGDVTERLVGALSGGERFRVALARVLLADPPVELLVLDEPTNNLDLESVDALVDGLTTYAGALVVVSHDTDLLGRLRLDRVVELSRDGELHDLDGGVDS encoded by the coding sequence ATGCCTTCGTCCATCGTTTTCTCCGGCGTTTCCTACGCCTTCGACCACTCCCCCGCGCCCCTGCTGCGCGACCTTGACCTGACCATCCCAGCGACCCGGGTCGGTGTCGTCGGACGCAACGGCTCCGGCAAATCGACCCTGCTGCGGTTGCTCGCGGGGGATCTGCAACCGACCTCGGGCACCGTCACGCTTCCCGGCAGGACCGCCCGACTACCGCAGGATCTCCTGCAATGCGGCGAAAACACCGTCGCCCAGCTCCTCGGGGTCGACGCCAGGCTCCGCGCCCTGCGCGCCATCGAGGCCGGGAGCATCGCGGAATCCGACTTTGAGATCGTGGGGAACGACTGGGACGTCGAGGCCCGTTCGCTGGCTCTGCTGGCGGCCCGTGTCCCCAGCTTGCGTGGTGAGGATCTGCTTACCCGCAGGGCTGAAACCCTCTCGGGAGGGGAACTCGTATTGGTCGCCCTGGCCGGACTGGAATTGGACGGGGCACATGTCCTGCTTCTCGATGAGCCGACGAACAATTTGGACGCCACCGCCCGGGCAAGGCTGTACGACTGGATCCGGGGATGGCGCGGCGGGCTGGTGGTGGTCAGCCACGACGTCTCCCTGCTCCGCCTGATGGAGATGATCGTGGAGATCCATGACGGCACCGCTACCGTTCACGGCGGCAATTTCGATGCCTACCGGGATCAGCTGCGAACCCAGCAGGAGGCCACCGAGCGGGCCGTCAGAACCGCCGAGCAGAAGCTGCGGATCGAGCAGCGGGAACGGATGCGGGTGCAGGTGGCCACCTCCCGCCAGGACCGTAAGGACCGGCAACGGTTCACCACCATCCGGCAGGGTCCGCGGCTGTCCGATCCCGAGTCCAAGTCGAGTGCCGAGGGGCGCCGGAGTCGGGCGAACAAGCTGGCGGCCCGGAAGGTCGACGAGGCCCGGGACGCGCTTCGAACCGCGGAGAAATCCGTTCGCCGCGAGCAACGGATCAGCGTCGATCTCCCGGAGCTGAGATCGACACGGGGCAGGGGGCTAGCGGAACTCGTCGGCTCCAACCAGAGCATCCACGTCACCGGCGGGATGCGTCTGGGGCTGGTCGGTGACAACGGCGTGGGAAAATCAACCCTGCTCGGCCAAATGGTGCGGGACGCGACCTCCGGCCGGATCGGTTTCCTGGACCAACGCCTCGAGCTGGACGATGACCTCCCGGTGATCGAATGCATCAAACGGGGCTGTCCGTCGGCCCCACCCCACGAGATCCGCGCCCGGCTGGCCCGGTTCCTGCTGCGCGGAGATGTGACGGAACGTCTCGTCGGCGCCCTGTCCGGGGGCGAACGGTTCCGGGTGGCGCTGGCCCGGGTGCTGCTCGCCGATCCCCCGGTGGAGTTGCTGGTGCTGGACGAACCCACCAACAACCTGGACCTCGAGAGCGTCGATGCCCTGGTGGATGGCCTCACCACCTATGCGGGGGCGCTGGTGGTCGTGAGTCACGACACCGATCTGCTGGGGCGCCTCCGCCTGGACCGGGTGGTGGAGTTGTCGCGGGACGGTGAACTGCACGACCTGGATGGTGGTGTGGACTCATGA
- a CDS encoding prephenate dehydrogenase — MRVRIVGTGLVGSSLGMALTRAGADVLLEDLNSSHARVAAGLGAGRVATDDEPVDAIVVASPPAAIAGVVTRMLERHPEAVITDVGSVKSSIIRAVTAASDRPERYVPGHPMAGSQLTGPLTASADLFTDRTWVITPQAGNSPEDVDLVHRLARLCGARVVELDADLHDEAVAQVSHVPHLMSILTASHLRGVPGENLILAGQGIRDVTRIAGSDPGLWRQIITTNSAAIRRELNEVAADLEYLIGVLDQAEPLEAFLALGQHGAMALRGKHGQAPKELAAVTVEIPDEPRALTRLFGDVGDFGFNVEDFELTHDAVREVGYLSISVERPQAERFREDLESRGWRAWLDREGI; from the coding sequence ATGAGGGTAAGGATCGTCGGGACCGGCCTGGTCGGTTCCTCACTCGGGATGGCCCTGACGAGGGCCGGGGCCGATGTCCTGCTGGAGGACCTGAACTCCTCGCACGCCAGGGTCGCCGCCGGGCTGGGGGCGGGACGGGTGGCCACGGACGACGAACCGGTCGACGCAATCGTGGTGGCCTCACCCCCGGCGGCGATCGCAGGGGTCGTGACGCGGATGCTGGAACGCCACCCGGAGGCCGTGATCACCGACGTCGGATCGGTGAAATCCTCCATCATCCGGGCGGTGACCGCCGCCAGCGACCGTCCCGAACGGTACGTTCCCGGCCATCCGATGGCCGGTTCCCAGCTCACCGGGCCCCTGACCGCCTCCGCCGACCTGTTCACGGATCGCACCTGGGTGATCACCCCGCAGGCCGGCAACAGCCCCGAGGACGTTGACCTGGTCCACCGGCTGGCCCGTCTCTGTGGGGCGCGCGTGGTGGAACTCGACGCGGACCTCCACGACGAGGCCGTCGCCCAGGTCAGTCACGTGCCACACCTGATGAGCATCCTCACCGCCTCGCATCTGCGCGGGGTGCCGGGGGAGAACCTGATCCTGGCGGGGCAGGGCATCCGGGACGTGACGCGCATCGCCGGTTCCGATCCGGGACTGTGGCGGCAGATCATCACGACCAACTCCGCGGCCATCCGGAGGGAACTGAACGAGGTGGCCGCTGATCTCGAGTACCTGATCGGGGTGCTCGACCAGGCCGAACCCCTCGAGGCCTTCCTGGCCCTCGGGCAGCACGGCGCCATGGCGTTGCGCGGCAAACACGGGCAGGCGCCGAAGGAACTCGCGGCGGTCACCGTCGAGATCCCCGACGAGCCGCGCGCACTGACCAGGTTGTTCGGTGATGTCGGTGACTTCGGGTTCAACGTGGAGGATTTCGAACTGACCCACGACGCAGTCCGAGAGGTGGGCTACCTGTCCATCTCCGTGGAACGCCCCCAGGCGGAACGGTTCCGGGAAGACCTGGAATCGCGCGGCTGGCGGGCCTGGCTGGACCGGGAGGGAATCTGA
- the metH gene encoding methionine synthase — MGTMLQAQGDLDLERDFQGLEGCNEVLNLTRPDVVSTVHRAYLEAGSDCVETNTFGTNLAALAEYGIVDRLVELAEAGARIARETADGFTDKPRFVLGSVGPGTKLPSLGHIAFADIRDAYQAQVEAMIAGGIDAVQIETCQDLLQAKAAVIATKRARARLGVDLPILVNVTVETTGTMLLGSEIGAARSTLEALGVDVIGLNCATGPAEMSEHLRYLSRNASCGIGAMPNAGLPELTPEGAVYPLGPDALADALATFLDDYGLCVIGGCCGTTPAHIRLLAERFGGREVRPREVTTERTCSSLYVEVPFHQDLSYLNIGERTNANGSKAFREAMLAGNIDDCVEIAKGQARDGAHVLDLCVDYVGRDGISDMEELAGRLSTAVTLPIVLDSTEPQVLQAGLEKLAGRCVINSVNYEDGDGPTSRFARVMPLVAEHGAAVVALTIDEEGQARTADWKLRVASRLIDELTGTWGMDIGDILVDCLTFPIATGQEETRRDGIETIEAIRELKRRYPGVRTTLGVSNVSFGLNPAARMVLNSVFLHECVAAGLDSAIVHSAKIIPMERIPEEQREVALDLVWDRRRDGYDPLTRFLELFEGVTAASVRASRAAELAALPLAERLRRRIIDGEAKGLEADLDEALTGKAALEIINEDLLAGMKVVGELFGSGQMQLPFVLQSAEVMKTAVSHLEPHIDKVEGSSGKGTLVLATVRGDVHDIGKNLVDIIVSNNGYTVINIGIKQPIQAIIDAAETSGADAIGMSGLLVKSTLVMKDNLAELNRLGLAEKYPVLLGGAALTRAFVEHDLNDMFDGEVRYAKDAFEGLALMDAVMAVKQGVPGAKLPEPKKRRYKKTEVVEQREIDTRRSDDVERRIDVPTPPFWGTRVVKGLPVADVAQWLDHRATFLGRWGLKPVKDGPDYEELVATEGMPRLRMWLDRITTEQLANFSVVYGYFPVHSEANTLIVGDPDDPSRELTRFDFPRQRRDSRLCLADFFRDADETRELGPDVLEMQLVTMGAEVARGTQRLFESNRYREYLELHGLSVQLTEALAEFWHHRVRMELGFVSEESTVDAAIRDQAYRGSRYSFGYPACPNMEDRRKLVTLLKPERIGVELSEELQLHPEQSTDAMVVHHPQAKYFNAN, encoded by the coding sequence ATGGGCACCATGCTGCAGGCCCAGGGCGATCTCGACCTCGAACGCGATTTCCAGGGCCTCGAGGGATGCAACGAGGTCCTGAACCTCACCCGGCCCGATGTGGTCTCGACGGTTCACCGCGCCTACCTGGAGGCAGGTTCCGACTGCGTGGAGACCAACACCTTCGGCACCAACCTGGCCGCGCTCGCCGAGTACGGCATCGTGGATCGCCTGGTGGAGCTGGCCGAGGCCGGGGCCCGCATCGCCAGGGAAACCGCCGACGGATTCACCGACAAGCCGCGTTTCGTCCTCGGCTCGGTGGGTCCCGGGACGAAACTTCCCAGCTTGGGGCACATCGCCTTCGCCGACATCCGTGACGCCTACCAGGCCCAGGTGGAGGCCATGATCGCGGGCGGCATCGACGCCGTGCAGATCGAGACCTGCCAGGACCTCCTGCAGGCCAAGGCTGCGGTGATCGCCACGAAACGCGCCCGGGCCAGGCTCGGGGTGGATCTGCCGATCCTGGTCAACGTCACCGTCGAAACCACCGGCACCATGCTGCTCGGCTCCGAGATCGGGGCGGCCCGCTCCACCCTGGAGGCCCTCGGCGTCGACGTGATCGGATTGAACTGCGCCACCGGGCCGGCCGAGATGAGCGAACACCTCAGGTACCTGTCCCGCAACGCGTCCTGCGGCATCGGCGCCATGCCCAACGCGGGCCTGCCCGAACTGACCCCGGAAGGCGCGGTCTACCCGCTCGGCCCCGATGCGCTGGCGGACGCCCTGGCGACCTTCCTGGACGACTACGGGTTGTGCGTGATCGGCGGGTGCTGCGGAACCACCCCGGCCCACATCCGGCTGCTCGCGGAACGCTTCGGGGGCCGTGAGGTGCGTCCCCGCGAGGTCACGACGGAGCGAACCTGCTCGTCGCTGTACGTGGAAGTGCCGTTCCACCAGGACCTCAGCTACCTCAACATCGGGGAACGCACCAACGCGAACGGCTCCAAGGCCTTTCGGGAGGCGATGCTGGCCGGCAATATCGACGACTGCGTGGAGATCGCCAAGGGGCAGGCGCGCGACGGCGCACACGTGCTGGACCTGTGCGTCGACTACGTCGGCCGCGACGGCATCAGTGACATGGAGGAGCTGGCCGGGAGACTGTCCACGGCCGTGACCCTGCCGATCGTGCTGGATTCCACCGAACCGCAGGTCCTCCAGGCCGGTCTGGAGAAACTCGCCGGACGCTGCGTGATCAATTCGGTCAACTACGAGGACGGCGACGGCCCCACATCCCGTTTCGCCCGCGTCATGCCGTTGGTGGCGGAGCATGGCGCCGCAGTGGTCGCCCTGACCATCGACGAGGAGGGGCAGGCACGCACCGCCGACTGGAAGCTGCGGGTCGCCTCGCGCCTGATCGACGAGCTGACCGGAACCTGGGGCATGGACATCGGCGACATCCTCGTCGACTGCCTGACCTTCCCGATCGCCACCGGGCAGGAGGAAACCCGCCGCGACGGCATCGAGACCATCGAGGCGATCCGCGAGCTGAAACGCCGCTACCCGGGGGTGCGAACCACCCTCGGGGTCTCGAATGTCTCCTTCGGGCTCAACCCCGCGGCCCGGATGGTGCTGAACTCGGTGTTCTTGCACGAATGCGTCGCCGCCGGACTGGACTCGGCCATTGTGCACTCGGCGAAGATCATCCCGATGGAACGCATCCCCGAGGAGCAGCGGGAGGTGGCCCTCGACCTGGTCTGGGACCGCCGCCGCGACGGTTACGACCCGCTGACCCGCTTCCTGGAACTGTTCGAAGGGGTCACCGCCGCCTCCGTGCGGGCTTCCCGGGCCGCCGAACTGGCCGCCCTGCCCCTGGCGGAGCGGCTGCGGCGCCGCATCATCGACGGGGAGGCCAAGGGGCTCGAGGCCGACCTGGACGAGGCCCTGACCGGGAAGGCCGCCCTCGAGATCATCAACGAGGACCTGCTGGCCGGCATGAAGGTGGTCGGTGAACTCTTCGGCTCCGGGCAGATGCAGCTTCCCTTCGTGCTCCAGTCCGCCGAGGTAATGAAAACCGCCGTTTCCCACCTCGAACCGCACATCGACAAGGTGGAGGGCAGCAGCGGGAAGGGCACCCTGGTGCTCGCCACGGTGCGGGGGGATGTCCACGACATCGGCAAGAATCTCGTCGACATCATCGTCAGCAACAACGGCTACACCGTCATAAACATCGGTATCAAACAACCGATCCAGGCCATCATCGACGCTGCCGAGACCAGCGGGGCGGACGCCATCGGCATGTCGGGTCTGCTGGTGAAGTCCACGCTCGTGATGAAGGACAACCTCGCCGAACTGAACCGCCTCGGCCTGGCGGAGAAGTACCCGGTGCTGCTGGGCGGGGCCGCACTGACCCGAGCCTTCGTGGAACACGACCTCAACGACATGTTCGACGGGGAGGTTCGCTACGCGAAGGACGCCTTCGAGGGGCTCGCCCTGATGGACGCCGTCATGGCGGTGAAACAGGGAGTGCCGGGCGCGAAACTCCCGGAACCCAAGAAACGCCGCTACAAGAAGACCGAGGTGGTTGAGCAGCGGGAGATCGACACCCGCCGCTCCGACGACGTGGAGCGCCGCATCGATGTGCCGACCCCGCCGTTCTGGGGCACCCGAGTGGTCAAGGGACTGCCCGTCGCGGACGTGGCCCAGTGGCTGGATCACCGCGCCACTTTCCTGGGCAGGTGGGGGCTCAAACCCGTCAAGGATGGCCCGGACTACGAGGAACTCGTCGCGACGGAGGGTATGCCGCGTCTGCGGATGTGGCTGGACCGCATCACCACTGAGCAGCTGGCGAACTTCTCCGTGGTGTACGGCTATTTCCCCGTCCACAGCGAGGCAAACACCCTCATCGTCGGGGATCCGGACGATCCGTCCCGGGAGTTGACGCGCTTTGATTTTCCCAGGCAGCGCCGCGATTCCCGGCTCTGCCTGGCAGATTTCTTCCGCGACGCGGACGAAACCCGGGAGCTCGGCCCCGACGTGCTGGAGATGCAGCTCGTGACCATGGGCGCCGAGGTCGCCAGGGGCACCCAGCGGCTGTTCGAGTCCAACCGCTACCGCGAATACCTGGAACTGCACGGCCTCTCCGTGCAGCTGACCGAGGCCCTGGCCGAGTTCTGGCACCACCGGGTGCGCATGGAGCTGGGTTTCGTCTCCGAGGAATCCACGGTGGACGCGGCCATCCGCGACCAGGCCTACCGCGGGTCGCGGTACTCGTTCGGCTATCCGGCGTGCCCGAACATGGAGGACCGGAGGAAGCTCGTGACCCTGCTGAAACCTGAACGCATCGGGGTGGAGCTCTCCGAGGAGTTGCAGCTGCATCCCGAACAGTCCACCGACGCGATGGTGGTGCACCATCCGCAGGCCAAGTACTTCAACGCCAATTGA
- a CDS encoding class C sortase: MTSHSRRRPRRWRPSLTTWLAASCALTGIVLLSYTPAASWLSQYQQSRLIDTYNDSLRREGQTTGNETGRAEAGEALADARAYNEKLRSGAILAPNTNVPRSAGETAGNEYHELLKGPAEVMARIRIPGIDVDLPVYHGTSDLTLLRGAGHLQGTSLPVGGESTHSVITAHRGLAEATMFTNLDRMRAGDTFTIEVMGEVLVYEVRQTQVVAPEEQEALYPQEGRDLLTLVTCTPLGVNTHRILVTGERVIPTPQEEVDKALRDSDLPRFPWWLFLSGGGVVTVIGYLWLAGRRDARLHQAAIAAGTEKMEEPAGSETTDTPGDEHPAAGHEETIVDNRENPTQDEDSTGGRDDGEPAGQADNLEG; encoded by the coding sequence ATGACATCGCATTCCCGTCGGCGCCCACGACGCTGGAGGCCGAGCCTGACGACATGGCTGGCCGCGTCGTGTGCGCTGACGGGGATCGTGCTTCTCAGCTACACCCCGGCCGCTTCGTGGCTCTCCCAGTACCAGCAGTCGCGGCTGATCGACACCTACAACGATTCGCTGCGCAGGGAGGGACAGACAACCGGGAACGAAACCGGGCGGGCGGAGGCCGGGGAGGCCCTGGCGGATGCCCGGGCCTACAACGAAAAACTCAGGTCCGGGGCGATCCTGGCCCCGAACACCAACGTTCCCCGGAGCGCCGGGGAGACCGCCGGAAATGAATACCACGAACTGCTCAAGGGCCCGGCGGAGGTCATGGCCCGGATCCGGATCCCGGGCATCGACGTCGATCTTCCCGTCTACCACGGCACCTCCGACCTGACGCTGCTCCGCGGCGCCGGGCACCTGCAGGGCACGTCCCTCCCGGTGGGTGGTGAGTCCACTCATTCTGTCATCACCGCCCATCGCGGCCTCGCCGAGGCCACCATGTTCACCAATCTGGACAGGATGCGCGCCGGCGACACCTTCACCATCGAGGTGATGGGAGAGGTGCTGGTCTACGAGGTGCGTCAGACGCAGGTGGTGGCGCCCGAGGAGCAGGAGGCCCTGTACCCGCAGGAGGGCCGCGACCTGTTGACCCTGGTCACCTGCACCCCGCTCGGGGTCAACACCCACCGGATCCTCGTCACCGGGGAACGGGTGATTCCGACCCCCCAGGAGGAGGTGGACAAGGCGCTGCGGGATTCCGACCTGCCGCGTTTTCCGTGGTGGCTCTTCCTCTCCGGTGGCGGTGTCGTCACCGTGATCGGTTATCTCTGGCTGGCCGGACGCCGCGATGCCCGGCTCCACCAGGCCGCGATCGCGGCGGGGACGGAAAAGATGGAGGAACCCGCCGGCTCGGAGACCACCGACACGCCCGGGGACGAGCACCCAGCAGCGGGGCACGAGGAAACGATCGTCGACAATCGGGAAAATCCCACGCAGGACGAGGATTCCACGGGCGGCCGGGATGACGGGGAACCGGCCGGGCAAGCGGATAACCTCGAGGGGTGA